In the genome of Photobacterium sp. TY1-4, one region contains:
- the pgpA gene encoding phosphatidylglycerophosphatase A — protein sequence MANPKDKINLKNPWHLLATGFGSGLSPVIPGTMGTLAAVPFYLLMAELPFTLYLLLILVASLVGITICQKTSDDMGVHDHGSIVWDEFVGFWITMAVAPVVSWQWLLAGFMLFRFFDMVKPWPISWLDKHVHGGLGIMADDLLAGVMAMISLWALGYGLGW from the coding sequence GTGGCAAATCCAAAAGATAAAATTAATCTGAAAAATCCCTGGCACTTGTTGGCAACCGGCTTTGGCAGTGGTCTCTCCCCGGTGATTCCGGGCACCATGGGCACGTTGGCTGCGGTGCCGTTTTACCTGCTGATGGCTGAGTTGCCGTTTACCCTTTACTTGCTTCTGATCCTGGTGGCATCGCTGGTGGGGATCACCATTTGTCAGAAAACATCCGATGATATGGGTGTGCATGATCACGGCAGCATTGTCTGGGATGAGTTTGTCGGCTTCTGGATCACCATGGCGGTTGCGCCGGTGGTGAGTTGGCAGTGGTTGCTGGCCGGTTTTATGCTGTTTCGCTTTTTTGACATGGTCAAGCCGTGGCCGATCAGCTGGCTGGACAAGCATGTTCACGGCGGGCTCGGGATCATGGCCGATGATCTGCTGGCCGGGGTGATGGCGATGATCAGCTTATGGGCCCTGGGCTACGGGCTGGGTTGGTAA
- the thiL gene encoding thiamine-phosphate kinase produces MASNEFDLIARYFEHQAVSRRDVVLPIGDDCALLAVPVGSQLAVSTDTLVAGTHFLAEADPAKVAHKALASNLSDLAAMGATPAWVSLALTMPEPDEVWLAGFCQGFFALAEYYNVQLVGGDTTKGPLSITITVHGFVPQGEALTRSGANSGDWVYVTGNLGDSAAGLALVLGQQQVADPQLRDCLLARHYLPQPRILAGQALRGIATAALDISDGLIADLGHILTRSGLAAVIDVEKLPLSPELCRFAPERDRALQLALSSGEEYELCFTVPEQNRGAIDTALAHSGVQATCIGQLRSGQGITLMRGEVPLDWQLHGYDHFAE; encoded by the coding sequence ATGGCTAGTAACGAATTTGATTTGATTGCCCGTTATTTTGAGCATCAGGCCGTCAGCCGTCGTGATGTGGTGTTGCCGATTGGCGATGACTGCGCGCTGCTGGCGGTACCGGTCGGCAGCCAGCTGGCCGTCAGTACCGATACTCTGGTGGCGGGAACCCACTTTCTGGCTGAGGCCGATCCGGCGAAGGTCGCCCATAAAGCCCTGGCTTCCAACCTGAGCGATCTGGCGGCCATGGGCGCGACGCCGGCCTGGGTGTCACTGGCACTGACGATGCCCGAGCCGGATGAAGTTTGGCTGGCTGGTTTCTGTCAGGGCTTTTTTGCCCTGGCTGAATATTACAATGTCCAGCTGGTGGGCGGGGATACCACCAAGGGCCCGCTCAGCATCACCATCACCGTCCATGGCTTTGTGCCACAGGGCGAGGCGCTGACCCGCAGCGGAGCGAACTCGGGTGACTGGGTGTATGTCACCGGCAATCTGGGCGACAGTGCCGCCGGTTTGGCGCTGGTGCTGGGACAACAGCAGGTGGCGGACCCGCAGCTTCGGGATTGTCTGTTGGCGCGTCATTATCTGCCGCAACCGCGGATCCTGGCCGGGCAGGCGCTGCGTGGCATTGCAACCGCAGCGCTGGATATCTCTGACGGCCTGATTGCCGATCTCGGCCATATCCTGACCCGCTCCGGCCTGGCGGCGGTGATCGATGTGGAGAAACTGCCGTTGTCACCGGAGCTGTGCCGGTTCGCGCCGGAGCGCGATCGCGCCCTGCAACTGGCGCTGAGCAGTGGTGAAGAGTACGAGCTTTGCTTTACCGTGCCGGAGCAAAATCGTGGCGCGATTGACACCGCGCTGGCGCACAGTGGGGTTCAGGCGACCTGTATCGGCCAGCTCCGCTCCGGCCAGGGGATCACCCTGATGCGCGGTGAGGTGCCGCTGGACTGGCAGCTTCATGGTTATGACCACTTTGCGGAGTAA